Below is a genomic region from Culicoides brevitarsis isolate CSIRO-B50_1 chromosome 2, AGI_CSIRO_Cbre_v1, whole genome shotgun sequence.
TAGTGAAGCAATATTTGCTCAATACTGCAGTAAAGAGGTAAAGTGCttgaaaaaagtgttaatttaTTGGTAATTTTGAAGTGAATGATGGGaacaaatatatgaaaaatgttgTGAGTTGAATAGTTAATTGCGTTTTCGAACATaattcggaaaaaatttgcttttttagaAGTATGAATGTCTGTCTGTTAAttcttatttcaaaaaaattttttataaaatttttgatattttaaaaaaatttttagattttaattttaaataatgttttcaTTCAGTTTCTATCGTAAAATGAtgagtttttttgaattttttgtaaaatatttgtttaaaattttaaatttcgtcgAATACAATGAAGAAAGACTCCTTTAGTGATCAATGATGTTGATGTTGTAGGATCTTTTTGGAACATTACCCGGTATCAGCATTTCGTCGAAAattaaatggcatgagattttttgatgattttgtgttaattaagcctaaagtaatttaaaaaacctaaatttaaaattctcgaATGAGCTGAAGtttttctatgcatttttagtgagatcaGGTATGgcaaagaggtacttgaaaatacccaaatgcactaaaaaatttttaaagtatcaaTAGCTCTTtccagaatttttaatttaggttttttggactactttaggcctaactaatacaaaattagcaaaaaatctcgtgccatttttttttatgaaattttgatatcgggtgatgtgtaccaacaattctaaaaaattctttttaattcattcttAATTTCTATTCTTTTTTGAAGCGCGTTAAAGTTAATGAGGTTAGAAAAGTCATTATAAAATCTGATGCAGCGAGAAATGGGGGCATTATCAAGGTATTTTCTTGTTGTAGTTGATTGTTGAAGCAGTCTTGGATTTCTAAAGTCATATTGATGGTTCGGTATTTCTTCGAAATATggttttaatagtttttttgaagatattctaaaatattaaaaattcatctgaagcaaaaataagaaagcAAGAAATCAATATCTTTAAAGAGTTTAATTTCTTGCTTTCTTATTTTTCGTATTCAGACGaaccttttaatattttagaataaatatcTTCTATTGACTAACATCGGTTTTCCATAATCCACCAATTGAaaatctgaaagaaaaaaaaattattattgatcaaaaattgaaaaaattcttaccttgaACCATCAAACCGTAAAAAATTCGTACTAtcaaattttgcgatttcttAAAGGTCAAACCAAAATACGCTCTTCAATAAAAACAagaccttcaaaaaatttttgtttataaaattccTAACCTTCCTTCAATCAAAATTACGTTCTGATATTTTTCGCTCCAATtaaatctttcttttttttttgaagataagCAAATTCAACAACTTTTGAATCGAAAATCACGTTTActctcgtttttatttttagtctgTTTATTTGTTACATGACacactaaaaaaatgtgacgcatcattttatttgtttctgtaataaataattctcaGCTgttaattactcaaaaattggatgacaaaatttttttcttatcaatttttgaattttgccgGCGTATTTTGTGTTTCTGGTCCAAACAATGACCCGGTcagtttattacaaaatttaatcagtCCCGATGTTTCGTTTCTTTCTCTCATTGTTTTGCATTGGTTTCGATCCAAAGTCAAGGAAAATCACAACACTCGTAATCAGCtcgaaatagtaaaaaaaaaaatcaatcagttGTCGCGAGTTATCTTACTGCTGATAGGAAGTGTGTCATCGACTCTTTGTAAATTTCAAACCAAACCAAGTCAATAGGTCTTTAAACTCACGCtttgttgtacaaaaaaaaaataaattaggtcGATCAAGGGACTTgtgtaataattattactttttttctgctgtgatttattaaaaattattttttttaagagaaatttttcaagcgaagcgtttttttaatttttacaatgagTAACCAAGACTACAAGTACGCGagtaattttatgcaaatattttggtTTGTTATAAATGAGTCGCTTACATAAGTTCGGGCACAAAAACGATCGTAATTAAAGAAAGAAACACGCTTCGAATATTATCAAGTTTGACGCATGTTTTGAATTCGCACGaagatcgtaaaaaaaatttcaatgccACTTTTTATGAATTGCTGAAAGAAAGTGAAGTGCGTACGTGAGATGTTCAAGTCCAAAAactagatttaaaaaaaaagaagaattttagcGGAACAGAATTCTGTTTGCGGGAAGTACAATGACCGAGATTCTCTTCCgctattttatgatttttttaaacaagttttttttatgatttttaaagaaacttgatttttgcgattttattttttttttgttcgtgaaagaggaaaaaaattaattttttagcgcttttgatgttaaataagtttttgatgactttttataatttttgcagGTACAAGTTACCCGAAAGTTCAAAGACCTGAAAAATaccaaagatgaaaattactcACGCAGCAACGCATCCAAAGGATGACAATAACGCAGCAAACGTTGAATTTCACAAAGTCTTGCCTGAAGTTCCGCGCCCACCGAAGCCAGATTCGCCATTGATCTTTCCGCTTGCGCAAACCACAAATCAGCATTATTCGCCGTTGAAGCGACaagtaagtttaaaatttctttgaattttattttttttttatcaaaatttcgtcaaaattttaattttaaaattttttgagagctgtcaaaaattttattaaatttttaattaaatatttttacaaaaaaaaaaaatttttttcaattttttgactttttttttaaattcattgaacACTTTTAGGagctttgaataatattttaagaaaaaatgtctcaaaaattatgattttacaaaataattaaatttttgaaagttaaaaggcaaaaattttttaaaaattgcattcttataaaaaaatttacatctaTCAAAAACatctttagaattaaaaaatttctttaaaatgtcagaaatattgttaaaatttcacttttaagaattttgaagCGCCATCTGTcgttaagttaaattaaaacgtatatttttttctaaattttctacgttagatggcgctttataaaaaatcaatactttcttttaaaatcttttttttacttctcttaaaatcgaaatttcactgaatattttaacaaattttaatattttaaattaaaaatctaaatttttcaacaaaaaaaaataagagtaaaattcttcaaaattttatttcaaaacgaaaattttgacatctgttaAGAAAAGCTTTagaattgagcaaaaattaaattttaatgaatttcttgaaaaatttaaggaaattcttaaaaatgttcgaatttttatcaaaatttgtatttttaaaaaaattaaagcgccatctgttgTTGGGTAAGATAAAATCAAtctctttaaatattatacgttagatggcgctttatataagaaaatattgaaaacttctttaaatattggtaaatattttgacagatttcaatatttttaattaaaattagattttttcgaacaattaaggtaaaaattcttcaaaatttcattttgatctaatttcgaaaaaaaaaattgacatctgtcagaagaaattttagaagaaaaaatttcataattctaacaaaattttttttaaaaaaaaatttttttcttttaaattgattttttttaatataaaaggtcaaaaatcttaaaaattttatttctaacaaaaattttgatatctgTCAGAAATAACTTTAGAGTaaataatttcagaatttcaaaaaaatatttaaaaaatttaaaaattgtaaaaattttaatttttttaattttaatttttagaacaattaaagtcaaaattcttttaaaaaattaaaaatatttaaaaaaatttccatatttgaaaaaaaaatgaaattttcaaaaaattttccatacttaccctttaaaaaattttctgattttaattattttttttttctcaatttcttACAGTTATTCGCATCATGTGGTCCAACATTAGCCTCCATCGGCGCCGGCATGATTTTCGGCTATTCCGCAACTCTCTTGCCTGAACTGCAACGTGCTGAATCCGAAATCAGCGTTTCCGACACAACCGGATCTTGGATTGCTTCCCTCTGTCTCCTTCCAACCGCTGTCGGATGTTTACTCGGAGGCTTCTCAATCGAAAAATTTGGTCGTAAAAAAGCTCACATCTTGTTAAGCATCCCATTGCTGCTCGGATGGACTTTCATCTACTTCGCACACAACTTGGAAATGCTTCTTGTCGGTCGAATTCTCAGCGGATTGTCAGTTGGGTTGATGGGCCCCGCCTGCTCCGTGTATTTAAGCGAAATGAGTGACCCCAAATATCGCGGATTGTTCTTGGGAACTCCTTCAATGGCTCTGTCGATTGGAATTTTGGTCATTCACATCATCGGGACTTTTCTGTCGTGGCGTTTAACGGCCTTAGTTTCGTGTTCCATTccgattttgtgtgttttttgcaTGGCGATGGTGCCGGAAAGTCCCTCGTGGTTGCTAAGTAAGGGAAAATTCGATGAAGCAGCGAAGGCTTTTAAATGGCTGAGGGGCGGTTCGATGGAAAGTGAACAGGAATTCAAGAGTATGAGCGAAAAACAGAAACAATCGCAAGCGAGTGAAGTCGAAACGTTGCCATTTTGGGTGAAATTGCGCTTAAATGCGAGAAAACCCGAATTTTACAAACCTTTCAGCATCGTTTTCTTGTGTTTCTTCATCATGCAGCTCAGTGGCCCCAACACGATGGCCTTTTATTCGGTAAATGTGATGCGAGAAACGCTCGGAAGCGGCATCAACGAATATGTCGCGATGATTATCATCGATCTGCTGCGAGCTTTTATGTCGATTGTCGCTTGTTTTATGCTCAAAATCGCCAAACGTCGCTTTTTGGCCATTTTTAGCGGAGTTGGAACCGTTTTGAGCCTCTTTTCGTTAAGCGGATATCTCACACTTGCCAAGATGTATCCCGAAGTCACCCAATTTTCGTGGCTGTCGTTACTTTTTCTCATCTTGTACATCATTTTCATCTCCATCGGCATCTTTCCGCTGCCTTGGTGCGTCAACGGAGAACTTCTCCCTCTCGCAATGCGTGGCTTTGGTAGCAGTATCAacacatttttcaactttatctgGTGTTTTGTCGTCATCAAAACGGCTCCCGGCATGTTTTCTTCCTTCGGCATGGAGGGAACTTTTCTCTTTTACGGATGCATTTGTCTCGTCGGCacaattttgatctttttcgtACTGCCAGAGACGAAAAATAAGACATTAGTTGAGATAGAAGCGCATTTTTCGGCGAAAAATTCTAATTCTACGTCAGAAGGAAATGTTAGtgcttaaaaaaagtattttttttatgttttttagagataattatttaaatgttaaatactcgaatgaatgaaattaataaaatttttacaaacacattttattttaggcgTTTTTTGGGGTTTTAATGAAAGACAAGACACAAATTTAACCATCCAGCcagttttttcttgaaaattttttcttaaagaattttttttcaaaggagtTTAGCGTCGCTGGAGTTGAGGGCTTTTACGAAATTGGTTCGCCAAGATGCCCTCGTCGGTGTAACCGGCAATCTCTTGCGGTACAATTGCACTTTCTTCGATGCCGGAACATGGGCGACACATGCAACTTAAGGGAGCTTTTGTAgcaacctgaaaaaaaatattaaaaattcatggaaaattttttaaattaataaaaaaaaaataaaattaatttttaaaaaattaaatataatttaaaaaattattttttttttcaatttttaaaattttatttaatttttttttaaattttaaaaaattcaaaattaattttgaaaaaattaaataaaatttaaaaaattattttttttttattttctaaatttttttgaatttcaatttttaaaattttatttaatttttttaaaatttattaattataaaaaaatcaaaaaatttaaaaaaattataattaacacaaataattttttttattttttgaaaataatttattaaaatcaaatgacaaaataattttatttttaatttattttttttaattttcatatattaaaaaataattaaattttttaaagcaatttttgaaaaatatttaattaaataaaaatccaaaaatttaggaaatttaaaaaaatataattttaataaaatcaaatttttatttatttttttaaataaaaaaaaataaattaatgaacttttcaaattaataaaaaaaaaatataaagaaaaaagttttaaaataaattttaaaaaaatttacgatttcgataacttttttaataaaattttcatatgatTTTCTtatgaagcaatttttgaaaaataattaattaaataaatttgttaattaatttaaaccttttttatttttttttttacaatttttaataaaaaattttttaaattaagtaaaatttctttaaaaaattaaataaataaattttttaattgaaataaaatttaatgacgaaataatttattttttcaatttattttttttatttattttttaacaaattatattaaattatttaatttttaaagcaaataaatattttttattcaatttttcaaaaagccctgaaatttcataattcaatatttttttcttgaaaaattcaattaaaaaaaaagaattttttttaagattaaaaaagaaaatttgaaaactaaatgaaaattgaatgaaattttaattagttttaaaaaataaattttttatgaaaatcatatttgagtgaaaaaatattaatttttcataatatttttttttaatttgatttcaattttttattttttttaaatctttaatttctgaaaaaagcgcccaatttcaacaaaaaattatttaattcatgatTTCAacgaacaattaaaaaaaattatttttgaatttcgaggcgttcaaaaatgtaaaatctcGTGTGAGACgactgaaaatgataaattcatGCGGATTTCATCATGATTTCCAAACCCAGATTCAACTAAAAGGAATTTAAGCGAAAGCAACACAtaaatggtcaaaaattgctaaaaatcaTCCAGTGAGACGCCCGAAAAAGGACTCTACGGAACACCGAAGCAGCTGGTTACATGGGGAAAGTCAGAGAAAGAAGGTAATTTCGCtcattttcctaattttccgATTATTTTGGTTCTCGAGTGCAGCAAAACACAGACAACAGCTGTGTGCcagccacaaaaaaaaatcaatgaacatAAACAAAATCACTCACCTTCTTGAATTTACGCTCGCCGTTCTTCGCTCGTGGACAAAATAGAGCGACGCTCGCTTCACGTTCGCCACTTTCCtgcgaaatttcacaaaaaaattaatttttcgaagaaatttggTTCGAAAGTCTTACTTGACAACACATGCAACTCCTCTCGAGCTGCCAAATCTTCGATCCCGACACCTGGATGTAACTTTCGCATCGCCCGATGCACGCAAACGACGGAATTGGCTTCGGAACGCAACCCGGATACTGCAAAACGTGAATGACGGGAGTCACTTGACACTCATCGGAGGTTCTTTGGACGTCATTTTCCTGAGCTGCGACCCGAGGCATCATATTTTCCCGCAAGGTACAGGCACAAGCGAGGATGAGGGCAAGCTGAAGGcgaaaattcttcatttttatgaaaaaattgatgtttttccACGGAAAAAGCGACGCGAAATGATCGGATCTGAGAAAAATCTtcgatttttatacaaaaaccaGCGAGATCAGGAGAAAATTCCATTCGACAGATGCGTAAATGACACTTGAAGGCTGGAAATGcgagaatttatgaaaaattgatgcaaaTTTGGCGAAAAGGGAAATGGGAAGAACATGAGAAATACATCACGAGCACTCCGGGAGGTCCTAACgggatttttgtgtcaaacaTGACGCGGCGAAAGACACTTCCTGCTGTGGTTGGACATGGATTTCAGCGAAAATGCCTTGCGGAAGGTCGTTAACCTTcatttttatgcgaaaaagaacttttttcgacgaaaaaacgggaaaaatcaagaaaaagtcaatttttagcgTGTAACTTCCatatttaataacatttattaagcaaaaatctgaaaagtacaaaaaaattatcgcgaAAAGTCCGCACACTTGTAACATTTGCAGTCAGCGGGTTCCTTCAAGCGAGTTTCCATCGTAGCTGACTCGCCCGTCAACCTAATGCCATCCGGATCGTAACAATGTGTCAAAGTTATTGGTTTATCTCGTAAAAATGTCTCGCGACAACAATAACACTCCTTCAAAAATCCCGTTTGGGTGATCACGGAAGGCTGAACTTGACTGTTGCACAAGCCCTCGCACTTCATGACCTTCACTTCGGCATTACAAGTCCTCTGAAGACGTCCCAATTCGTCATATTCCTCCTTTACCAAGTGAATTTCCGACGACAGGGTCTCGCAATTTTCGTCGCCGCGATTACTCATCTGAGCTTTCGCGtgaaaaacgacgaaaaagaTCACGcaaaacgtgaaaaataatttttttgccattttttgtgGGAATTTTCGAGTCAAGTGGCGATAAATTGACCAACGAACGATGCTTTTATAGCTGAAACGAGTCCTGCtgggg
It encodes:
- the LOC134829629 gene encoding facilitated trehalose transporter Tret1-2 homolog, which produces MKITHAATHPKDDNNAANVEFHKVLPEVPRPPKPDSPLIFPLAQTTNQHYSPLKRQLFASCGPTLASIGAGMIFGYSATLLPELQRAESEISVSDTTGSWIASLCLLPTAVGCLLGGFSIEKFGRKKAHILLSIPLLLGWTFIYFAHNLEMLLVGRILSGLSVGLMGPACSVYLSEMSDPKYRGLFLGTPSMALSIGILVIHIIGTFLSWRLTALVSCSIPILCVFCMAMVPESPSWLLSKGKFDEAAKAFKWLRGGSMESEQEFKSMSEKQKQSQASEVETLPFWVKLRLNARKPEFYKPFSIVFLCFFIMQLSGPNTMAFYSVNVMRETLGSGINEYVAMIIIDLLRAFMSIVACFMLKIAKRRFLAIFSGVGTVLSLFSLSGYLTLAKMYPEVTQFSWLSLLFLILYIIFISIGIFPLPWCVNGELLPLAMRGFGSSINTFFNFIWCFVVIKTAPGMFSSFGMEGTFLFYGCICLVGTILIFFVLPETKNKTLVEIEAHFSAKNSNSTSEGNVSA
- the LOC134829066 gene encoding bursicon; protein product: MKNFRLQLALILACACTLRENMMPRVAAQENDVQRTSDECQVTPVIHVLQYPGCVPKPIPSFACIGRCESYIQVSGSKIWQLERSCMCCQESGEREASVALFCPRAKNGERKFKKVATKAPLSCMCRPCSGIEESAIVPQEIAGYTDEGILANQFRKSHYKSLELLKMFKHLIKRRSVSI
- the LOC134829068 gene encoding partner of bursicon, which codes for MSNRGDENCETLSSEIHLVKEEYDELGRLQRTCNAEVKVMKCEGLCNSQVQPSVITQTGFLKECYCCRETFLRDKPITLTHCYDPDGIRLTGESATMETRLKEPADCKCYKCADFSR